In Thermoanaerobaculia bacterium, the genomic window CCGAGACGGTCGCCGAGATGGTGCGCCTCGCCGGCGGCCGGCCGATCGGCGTCCTCATGCACTCGCTCGCCTTCGGCACGCTGAAGCCGTTCATCGCCGACGACCCGAAGGACGCGATCACACCGGCGCAGATCGAGATGACGCTCGACGTCATGGCGAACTCGCTGGTCTACTGGACGCAGGACCTGGTGCGCAGCCGGGCGCTCGGCATGGGGGGCCGCGTCTTCGCCATGACCTCCGCCGGCGACCACGTCGTCTGGAAGGCCTATGGCGCGGTCTCGGCGGCGAAATCGGCGCTCGAGTCGCACGTCCGCCAGCTGGCCTACGAGCTCTCGCCGCTGGGCATCGCGGTGACCGCCATCAAGGCGGGTGTCACCGACACGCCGGCGCTGCGGAAGATCCCGGGCAACGAGCAGATCGTCGAGAGCGCCAAGGCCAGGAACCCCTCCGGCCGCCTGACCACGACGCAGGACGTCGCGAAGTGCCTGGTGGCGCTCGCGGCGCCGGGCGCCTACTGGCTGACCGGCTCGGTCCTGAACGTCGACGGCGGCGAGGACATCGCCGGCTGAGCCGTCGCCGGACCCTTTGGAGGGGTCTGGAGCGGTCCGGGTCGGCGCGCGAGCGGGCGAGCGTCGCGTTGACACCCGCGGGAGCCGTTCCGTAGACTGCCAGATCGGACGGGGCGTAGCGCAGCCTGGTAGCGCACCTGCCTTGGGCGCAGGGGGTCCCCAGTTCAAATCTGGGCGCCCCGACCAGCTCTTGGACGGACATCCAGAAGCAGCCGACGACAGGAGCCCGCAGCGATCAGCTGCCTGTAGCTCAGTTGGATAGAGCAGCGGCCTTCTAAGCCGCGGGTCGGGGGTTCGAATCCCTCCAGGCAGACCAGTTGGTTTCGGTCCGCAGGGACGGAAGAGACCGGCAACGAGCAGGGATGTGCAGGGAAGTATGGTGAGCGTAGCTCAATGGTAGAGCCCCGGATTGTGGTTCCGGCTGTTGCGGGTTCGAGTCCCGTCGCTCACCCCATTTTTTGACGGTTCTTTCGCAAGCACGGCGCCCGTAGCTCAGCTGGATAGAGCGTGAGCCTCCGGAGCTCAAGGTCACAGGTTCGACTCCTGTCGGGCGCACCATTTGCCACACCCTTTCTCCCCCCATCTCTCCCGCCGTGTCCTGTTTCACAGCCCGGAATCCCGGGGATGCTAGAATCCGGGGAAGTATCCGAGGAGGCTGAGCCATGAGAGCTGACAAAGTCGTGCATCGCGCTCGCACCCGTGTCGTTGCGTTGCCGCTCCTCCTGCTGGTGGGCGCGTTCGCCGCGCTGCCGGTTTCGGCGGCGGTCTATACCGTCACGATGAAGAACGGGACGACCTTCGACAGCCGCTATCAGCCGGAAGAGGCGAGCTGGGACGAGAACCTGGTCGTCGTGATGACCGAGTTCGGCAACCGCATCGCGCTCGCCGCAGCCGAGATCGACAGCGTCACGGTCGACAGCGAGAGCCGCGGCTTCGGACATCAGATCAACTCGACCACCATGGCGCTCGGCTGGGCGCCGAACGACGCCATCGATCCGACCTCTCCAGAGGGCCAGGCCGCTCTGGCTGCCGAGGCGGCGGCCGCGGCCAACGCCGCGCAGGCGCCGACGGTCTACAATCAGCAGCAG contains:
- a CDS encoding SDR family oxidoreductase codes for the protein MILGASSGFGEAAALEFAAAGYDIFGVHFDRRQAMPHVEEIRAGIAATGRQAHFFNINAADHDKRAETVAEMVRLAGGRPIGVLMHSLAFGTLKPFIADDPKDAITPAQIEMTLDVMANSLVYWTQDLVRSRALGMGGRVFAMTSAGDHVVWKAYGAVSAAKSALESHVRQLAYELSPLGIAVTAIKAGVTDTPALRKIPGNEQIVESAKARNPSGRLTTTQDVAKCLVALAAPGAYWLTGSVLNVDGGEDIAG